TTCAGCTAAATACTGTCATTACCTATACTCTCAGGGCCAACTGATCCTGCCATGAGATCTTCCTCTTCCCAGCTCGCCCCACTGGGCTCCGGGCATCCCAGAATGCAGGAATCCGTACCTCACTAGGGCCAGCAGCAGCATCTTCCATCGGGTACCTCCTCACCTTGTTGAAGCCTAGAGGCTCCCGGTAACCATGATGGTCACCCATTTCCATCTCCTCATAACCCTGAAATGAGACAGACCAGTCCAGATAACAAAATTCACAGATATTGCAAGAGGTGAAATGGTTTATCACAAATATTACCGGCTCACAGGCCTCATTAAGGTCAATCACTAGAGATGCCCTTGGAGAATCATCTTGTCTCCATTGCAGCAGCTGGCTTCTGCTGGAACTCCCAATGGCGTGAACCGACCGGTGCTGAGCGTCATTGGCCCAAGCAGCAGTGCGACATGCAGGCCGCATTGCTGGATTCCTCACTCTACAAACAATCGTCTGAGATGGGTTTTCAGACATGGATTTGTATCTCTTCCGCAAGAATCTGCAACAGCATGAGTTTACACTAGAAATTagaaacacacacacacacacacacagagtaTCAAATAACACACACCcacacgagagagagagagatcacaTAACACACACACAGAGATATCACATAACACACAGAGAGAGAGGTATCACACATACATACAGATATCACATCACAAACATACACACGTAGATATAAAGCAAAAAATGGTATGATCGGAGGATTACTTGACTTCAGCCAATAGCCTCTGCTTGTTGAGCCTCTCCATGTGCAACCTTCTCTTCTTTGCTTGAGCTTCCTGAGCAAATAAACATGAACTAATCATCATCCGATACCAGGACGTGAGATAATAAATCAACAAAATAGTGGAAGTTCTAATGCGTCCAACAAATGAATTGCAAATCACAGAGATGTAACCAAGAAAAAAGTTAGCACCGTCAAGGAAAACTCTATTTGCGTGTTCCTCTTTCAAAATTACGGCCGCAGGCCCAAATCAACCTCAAACGCAGTAACGAACAGGTTGAACCTAGGAAGCACAGCAGATCCACAAGAAACTCTGACAAAAACCGCCGAAAAGAACAAGGCCACACACAGGATTCATAAAACCGCAAGGATAAAAAATAACGCAGATCGCGCAGCGCAGAACTCACGGGATGAGCCAGGGGTTGAAGAAGCGCCCAACAAATCCCCAAAAAACCACAGATCAAGCGCAGCTCCAGAACGATCAGCAGCAGcaaacacccccccccccaaaaaaaaaacagattaGGCGAGATCAGATCGTCCTCGACAGGAGGTTGAAGAAGAGAAGAGAATCACCTTGACGAGCTCCTGGTAGTCATGGAGGAGGGCCTGGTACCTGAGCCTGGCCCTGTACGCCGCCTCGTCCCCGGAGCCGCGGACGGGTCCGTGCGCGCGCGAGAAGagtggcggcgggcgcggcggcggcgcccctgCCGCTGGCTGGGCCAAGACGACCCTGGCCTTCTTGccggccgccatggccgcctAACCTGGCCTCGCCGGACCTCAGCTGCTCAACTCCTCAATCCCCCAAAACCCGCAAGAAACGGAGCGCGGGGGAGGAGAGGCGAGGAGGAACCGAAGAGGAAAAGGCGGAGcaggggggaggaggagaggagataGGACCGAGGAAGGAGACGACAATATCGAGTAGAAATAAAGGCGAGGAGGGAGGTGGGGGAAGTTTCTTGCCCGGCCGCAGCCCGGCTGCTTGCTTTCTCTCTCTCCTGCCGCGGGCGGCGTGTGACGGGGAGAGCTCTCGGCTCTCCTCTGACCTGACCCATGGGGGGTGAGGCGAGGCGAGGTCGAAAACCCAAAAAGGCCCATGGATTGGTGGCAACAGGAGAGGCCGGCCGGGCGGGGGCGAGTCTGGGGAGCCGAAGCACGCATGCCCGGCAGGCAAGAAACGCCACCGACCGTCTGGCTGGATGGAGTTTCAACTCTCTCGTCTGGTTTCTCTCTCCACCCATCATCATCCTatcagcagcggcggcggtggtggtagaCGGGGTGGGTGGGCAGGCGGTGGTAATGGTGTGTGGACGGtagcccggggggggggggggggggggcgagcgGTGTGGGAGCGGTGCTGTCTCGTCTCGCCCTCGCGCTCCAGGGCTCAGGGCTGGGCCCTGCCCTGATTCGGCTTGCTTCCACGCATCCCCTGGAGGAGAGGGGAGGTCTGGGCATGCTTGGGTCTGCGTgcgctctccctctctctctctctctcccatctTCTAGAGACGGGGAAGAGGGAAGCAGGTGCCGTGATGGCGTCAATGAGGGGGATGATGGATGAGGCGTAGCACGCGACCGTCCACCGGGGGCACCACCGTGCACGCCTGTGCGCCCGCCCCTTTTTTCCTTCCGCCGAGTCGCTCTCGCCGCTGTTTCTCTCTCTAGAAAAGTCACTCTAGTAGGGAGGGAGGAAAAAGTCATGGTGCCGTTCTCTCTCCtcccgcctcgcctcgcctccaCGGATGGCCGTGTTTGCGTCGTCCTTCCTCCATCCTCTTCGGAtgcagagggagagagaaagggagtCCCATGCCAGCGGTTGTAGAGAGAGAGGGGCGAACGGATGGACACGGACAAGGTGGGGTGGGGACTCGGTTGCACCTGTACGCGTCGATGGAAGCGCAGGAATGGATGATGTGCTGTGCAGTACGGTGCCGCTGTGGCCTGtggagaggggaggagggggacgcACGGTAGGTGCGTAGGTGGTGGCCGCATCATCACGCCCGCAGGCTTCTGTTTCTCCCCTGCCAATTAAATACTCTCACCACCTACCTTGTTCGCTCGCTGCGTGGTGGGAGATTACCTTGCTGCCCCTAGCTGTACCGTCTCAGGAACGCAGATGGGGATTGGCTTGGAATTCTGTGAGGATGGCGATGTGCACGGCGGCACGGGATGGATGGATAGGCTGTACGGTGGTAGGGCAGTGGCTACTCCAAAAACCACTCCGGTACTCTCGTGGAGCGGCTTTTTCTTTCCTAAGAACATAGCTCATCTTGTTATTTAATAtatattaaaaaaattaaatgatCATATTATTCTTATCTATTTTTTCTCAAATCTTTCTATTTTTCTACACCTCCTATTCCCTCTCTCCTTATCCATTCTTCCTCCATACGCCCTATAGGCTGTCGCCCCGCCTCCCCTACCGGACGTGTGTGCCTGCCACCGGAACCTccgccctcctcctctccctccacCCCTGTTGCCGGCACCTCCGCCCTCCTCCTCTCCGTCCTACCGCGGCCCGTGGCACCTCCACCCTCCTCCTCTCGCTCCTGCCGTGGCACCATCGTCACCTTCGCGCGGCCATCCCCTCCACCACCGTGCGCTCCTATGGCCGGCCGGGCACCGCGACGCACTCCGGCGGTCGTTCATCCCCACCGCAGCCTCGCACTCCTGCGACCATCCTTCACCACCGCCACGCGATCCCGTGGCCGGCTGTCTCCTGATGATGCCGCCATGCTCCCACGACCATCTAGCTCTGTTCGCGCCACTCTCGGAGGGCAAAGGTGGCAGGTGAGATGGAGGAGCCGGAGGAGCCACGCGGAGCCACATTTTGTGGCTCCTCCTCCACCAAACAGCTCCACAGAACGCGATTTCAGGAGCTTCTCCAGTGGAGCCGTCGTGGAGCATCCCGTTTGGCAGGGCTCCGCATGGTGCTGGAGCTAGAGCCGGTTTTGAAGCTCTGCCAAAGAAGCTCGGAGTAAGGGCAGGGTACCCCTAAAAATTTCAATATTCAATATCAAATTCGAAGACCTCGTATCTTTTACCTTTTAAAATATAACTTTCGGTGTATGTTTTTTAATTTGAAtatttcttctcttttttcaATCTCTTTCATTTTTTTCGATTTTATTTTACTAGCTAAGGGAATGGACCAATTTGCCCCTAACTTTATCCTTCTATACCGATTTTATACAATCAATTGAACCTCATCATGCTGCTTCTCTCACTCATCTCTTCTTCTCTATCACCGGCGTCCTTCACTCACTCGCCTCTCTCTTGTTGATCTCCTCTGTCGTCCATCGCCGGCCTCCAGCATCGGCCACCAACTCCACCACATAAGCAGGCTCTGCAAACAGCCGGAGCCAAACCTTTGGCTGCCCCGTCACGCAAGCCCCCGTTGCCATTAGGATCCGTGGCCACCCTCCCACCACTTCCATCTTTCTCGTCGTCCTCATCGTCGTTGCCACCGCAGTGACAACTGCAATCCCCCATGGTGGCGCCCAGCCTCTGTGGATGCCACGAACAGATCCCGTAGCAGCAgggctgaagcgtccccccatcagggaagacttaaaagtgttattttatcagtcccaggaggctgataacacttttattacatcagatggtacatcaccgtacaactcttcgcggtaatgggcagtgaagcaccactatcgcgaggattacaactaagatccatactactacactaactacgaaaaggggatcatcagagtcttgcgccatgcggagctccaacggtgacctcacccacaggcaagactgggtgcaggacggaaccctactcgacgtcttcggggatgtagtcgggatcttccactgtaaaagtaagaatggggtgagtacagacgtactcagcaagtccaatcacacccgcggaggggggttATAAcggaattaaatgcacaggttaatccaagaataaggttatggttttgtttgcggaaaactcgactttatgcaaaggttcgtttaaaacattttcaaaacaagtcgttaagcatcaaggagcacatggagCTGACCCACACAGGGTCcaagtttaaaactgctaccggactccccgtccatcgtagcacacggcacagctgccggacacttcccaagcaactcacaccagtccaaccatccctcgagagaaacactagttatgtgaccacaccgtaacttgcccagtaccgtgggcacggctattcgaatagatttttaactctgcagaggtgtgcaactttacccacaggtggggtaccgcagcacgaacaccttagtgccggtgcagatcccatcgaagcccttacccatcttagctagacctggctagccaccacgggatctatcaaggggtcattcgacctataaccgaggtttaaccggggcataagtcacacagagcttatcccgtccccttgatcacccgttgctcccagctctcctgatggctatcagaccaactagtggggttaggctaagccgttgcccatacaacggtcaagtggtttgcacgacaggaagctaggtgagacgacacatcaactcggtccttaggggtgacaagatggatatctcccttccacgctcaaccacacaggtacgagcacaccaacggcaattcacacagaaatgccatccatcccgtctgactcgcttttcaaaaccacgtTTGATCCCTTCCCACACtctctttataaaaccaggtgatCAAGGTATGGTCATCACAAatagggtggctatcctaccatgtgttcaccaagcaaaaccatgcaattttgtaAAACAGGCCACcgggttgcgtttataaaaatTAGGATAGAAGCATGCATccaagggcgggattgaacttgccatcgtcaagtccttgcgggaggtccagatcgaagcactgtccctcgggttcggggtcgcagaactggtcctcggttgcttggccgcagtcgggaacttcttcgttcactccgtgtcctacgcgCAAataaacagacacacaatcaagcacaaggactaaaagcttttatcgttgagcttgaatcggaaataatttagttacggaggtaggggtaatattttcgggtggtttcttaatggcgcggttagaactatactagaaagggcgtggtgaagtttcgggtcgatcagagatcgtttcgcacataaaatgacgaggcgaaggggtTTTAGGGGCTAAACAAGGGTCTAAGGGCTCATCCGTGATTATCCGAAAAGGGTAGGGACATATTTGCGAAttctagaaatattcagggtacgctaaaggatgtcgagtgtatttaggtttatgtattAGGGGGTTCAACTAAATTAATAGAAAGAACGAggtctcttttgcaaaaaggaagTGCATAGAGGGGTGTTTATGGGTATTAGAGTGAGGGGGGGTTTTCGGTTAAtacagggaaggggagggggctctgggcaaaagccctttcttcctccttctcccccgtgcagaacagaggaggggggggaagagtgccggcggcggccaaatccggccggccggggcccggggcggctcggggttgaggggaaaagggagaggggaaggaggggatcccatccccgtcctcaccttgggccgaggtggagcgaggaggctcgcccacgggagcaggcgggcggcggcggtgccacgggcggcggtggtgctgtgGGCTAGGAGAGAGGGCAGGGACGGCGGTGGGAGTTGTGGGGGGGCAGCGGGCCGCgcggggcctatttataggcggctaggggcggtgggcggcggtggccggtgaggaggccGACGAGTGGCGCGGAGCGCCTTAATGGCTCCTGTGTCGCGACACAGGCGACGATGCCGGGGCGAAGCGACGGCTCGGCGAGCACGTGGGGGACACTGTGCGGACACAGGGcgggaagcgacggcgcgcgcgcgcggaacgctgcagcggcgagcggcgcggcacgcgcggggtcAGGGCgcacgcgtgcgcgcgcggcgcggcgtgtcgCGGGTCCGGGGCGGGCTGCGAGCGACGGACGGCGCGTCGCGACgtacggccacgcgttgcgcgtgcgcgtgcgtcgtgacacggccgggcaggggctcgcgtgcggcgcggcaggagtgcgcggcgcgcggccggggGAAGCGGCGCacgggcgcgtgcgcgtgcgcgacgCAGGAAGGGCCGGCCAGGGCAGGTGCGTTCGCGGGGGGGGGGAGAAaggcggcgtggctggcgcggcggggtgcagccagggccgggcggcgttcaggagcaggagaaggggagaagagggaagggaggagaagggtggaggaaaaaaaaggaaaagagagaaaagaaagagaggaaaaagggaagaaaaagagaggagaaatgagagagagaaaagaaaggggagggggggaaaagccgcgtcggcgccgatcgcggcggcgaccgcggtcggtcagCCACGCGCGTGTGTCatccgcgcgctgcgcgagacgAACGGAATCGTGCCGGCGCTAATCACGgaaaaagcggtcgcgcgtgatcgTCGGCCACTGTGCGGTGCAGGGTGGGACAGCGACccagttagggttagggttttgtcgTCGGACACGAATtgctctagcgcgtgatttaattcagtaaattttcagggcgtcacaaacctaccccacttaaaatgaatctcgtcctcgagattcgactggctcctaaatagatggggaaattccttctttagggcttcttcgcgttcccatgtcgcttcttctactccatgtctgctccattgaaccctgcatatccgtacttcagagtttcttgtccttctagtgacagtgtctagaattttgACTAGTACTTcatggtatcgcagatccggctgcaggtctattgtttccactggcacatgttctccctcaggtactctcaaacaccttcttaattgtgaaacatgaaacactgggtgtatatctgtcatttcttctggtaactccagttggtatgccacggctccgactctctttagaacccgataaggtccgatgtatcgaggggccaattttccttgtacctgaaaccttcggATTCCGCGAAttggtgagaccttgagataaacaaaatctcctgggttgaaacttatttcccgcctcttcttgtctgcgtagctcttttgtcgcgactgggctgctttcaatttctcgcggatttccgctactttttttccgcttcttttatgagcgcgggtcctactagtgcacgttccccaacttctgaccacatcaggggagttttgcactttcttccatagagggcttcgaatggcgacatgcccaagctggcttggtagctattgttgtacgaaaattctgcataaggcagactctgctcccagtcctgtccataggtcaggacgcatgctctcagcatatcttccataatctgattcaccctttcggtctgaccatccgtctgcgggtgatatgcggagctgaaatctaacttggtgcccatggcttgatgcaaactcttccag
The Panicum hallii strain FIL2 chromosome 6, PHallii_v3.1, whole genome shotgun sequence genome window above contains:
- the LOC112897238 gene encoding uncharacterized protein LOC112897238 isoform X2, whose amino-acid sequence is MMRPPPTHLPCVPLLPSPQATAAPYCTAHHPFLRFHRRVQEAQAKKRRLHMERLNKQRLLAEVKFLRKRYKSMSENPSQTIVCRVRNPAMRPACRTAAWANDAQHRSVHAIGSSSRSQLLQWRQDDSPRASLVIDLNEACEPGYEEMEMGDHHGYREPLGFNKVRRYPMEDAAAGPSEVRIPAFWDARSPVGRAGKRKISWQDQLALRV
- the LOC112897238 gene encoding uncharacterized protein LOC112897238 isoform X1, which produces MAAGKKARVVLAQPAAGAPPPRPPPLFSRAHGPVRGSGDEAAYRARLRYQALLHDYQELVKEAQAKKRRLHMERLNKQRLLAEVKFLRKRYKSMSENPSQTIVCRVRNPAMRPACRTAAWANDAQHRSVHAIGSSSRSQLLQWRQDDSPRASLVIDLNEACEPGYEEMEMGDHHGYREPLGFNKVRRYPMEDAAAGPSEVRIPAFWDARSPVGRAGKRKISWQDQLALRV